One window of Myxocyprinus asiaticus isolate MX2 ecotype Aquarium Trade chromosome 6, UBuf_Myxa_2, whole genome shotgun sequence genomic DNA carries:
- the LOC127442481 gene encoding uncharacterized protein LOC127442481: MEDAKIGAALLLLCGYLVGFMMLTLEFDRRREILRQSTQRARERRAKRRKLLRKFGIFYITMAQREMHCFRRRRKILLRLCALRSSPSVWVYKREDDWWKTVVPSFTDHQWIENFRMSKETFQYICRRVQPAMEKMDTRYRLSVPLQKRVAVALWKLATNAEYRTVAHLFGVGIATACDCVRDFCSSVLEILMPEVIQVPTAEKLNEMTLYFEQRWGLPQCVGSIGSSHIPILAPLEFHTEYINRKGWCSILLQTVVDGNGLFWNVFAGLPGSLPSARVLRLSPLWKLAERGMLFPQQQRCIGGQGVDHYILGDADYPLRSWLMTPFTDDGRLTEGQHVYNYTTSKARVVVENAFDRLKGRWRCLLERNDCSLERVKSMVLTSCVLHNLCESNGEEYREEWDKSVPFAQPDEPLAPGAETEGMGVRAALVHYLTTVDN, translated from the exons ATGGAGGACGCCAAGATCGGAGCTGCACTTTTGTTACTCTGTGGTTACTTAGTTGGTTTTATGATGTTAACATTGGAGTTTGATAGACGGCGTGAAATCCTGAGACAATCGACCCAAAGAGCAAGGGAGAGGAGAGCGAAGAGGCGAAAACTGCTGCGAAAGTTTGGAATATTTTATATCACGATGGCCCAAAGAGAAATGCATTGCTTCAGGAGAAGGAGAAAG ATATTGTTGCGTCTGTGTGCACTACGTTCCTCACCATCTGTTTGGGTTTACAAAAGAGAAGATGACTGGTGGAAAACCGTCGTTCCCAGTTTTACTGACCACCAGTGGATAGAGAATTTCCGGATGTCTAAAGAAACGTTTCAGTACATCTGTCGTCGTGTGCAGCCTGCGATGGAGAAGATGGATACGAGGTATCGTCTGTCTGTGCCACTCCAAAAAAGAGTTGCTGTTGCCTTGTGGAAGCTAGCCACAAACGCCGAGTACAGGACTGTTGCCCATCTTTTCGGAGTTGGCATTGCAACTGCCTGTGACTGCGTGAGAGACTTCTGCTCCTCTGTGTTAGAGATTCTAATGCCCGAAGTTATTCAGGTACCTACTGCAGAGAAGCTGAACGAAATGACTCTGTACTTCGAGCAAAGGTGGGGGCTACCACAATGTGTTGGCTCCATTGGTAGCTCACATATCCCCATTTTGGCCCCACTGGAGTTTCACACCGAATATATCAATCGTAAGGGATGGTGCTCCATTTTATTGCAGACAGTAGTTGATGGGAATGGGCTCTTTTGGAATGTCTTTGCAGGACTACCTGGCAGCTTGCCCAGTGCCAGAGTACTGCGTTTGTCCCCATTGTGGAAACTGGCCGAAAGGGGCATGCTGTTTCCACAACAACAAAGGTGCATTGGTGGGCAAGGCGTAGACCACTACATCCTTGGAGATGCAGACTATCCACTAAGAAGTTGGCTCATGACGCCTTTTACTGACGACGGCCGTCTGACTGAAGGACAACACGTGTACAACTACACGACCAGCAAGGCAAGGGTGGTTGTTGAAAATGCCTTTGACCGACTGAAGGGAAGATGGAGATGTTTGCTGGAACGCAATGACTGCAGCCTTGAGAGAGTGAAGTCCATGGTGCTCACCAGCTGTGTGCTCCATAACCTCTGTGAGAGCAATGGTGAGGAGTACAGGGAGGAATGGGATAAATCAGTCCCATTTGCCCAGCCGGATGAGCCGCTTGCACCTGGTGCAGAGACTGAAGGAATGGGAGTACGTGCAGCCTTAGTGCATTATCTGACCACTGTTGACaactaa
- the LOC127442473 gene encoding uncharacterized protein LOC127442473 isoform X1 gives MEKHSDKWTDSEVQALFSIYSSEEIQRGFESSKRNSKVYANISAQLCEVGIHHNAKQCREKLKKLKQDYKKIKDHNNQSGSDRRTGKWFEAMDAILGHKPAYTGNVGRKASTELMASDTDTSAEEPSIDYVLTDSNEEEESPATMRKQMSCSWYSDDHANSTQIQMEKYSDKWTDTEVQTLLGIYSTEEIQRGFESSKRNSKVYANISAQLCEVGIHHNAKQCREKLKKLKQDYKKIKDHNNQSCSDRRTGKWFETMDAILGHKPAYTGKVGRKYPAADHLEPVASDTDTSAEGPSIDYVLTDSDEKEEESAAALSEKTPCNCHSSECANFLHVKMGKYSDKWTDFEVQALLSIYSSEEIQRGFESSTRKSKVYANISAQLCVAGIHHTVKQCREKLKKLKQDYKKIKDHNNQSGSDRRTGKWFEAMDAILGHRPPYNGTVERKDSTAVHLEPIASDTSVEEPSVDSTVLTDCTFASDAPSASSTPHHPISTPAGSHVRPGKRKRDALVMALKEMREMEEARQREASAAMERFLQMMEEHESREAAARARELAEHREEAAEARRQQAAFQQSFLALFAKLVEGGQPPAHPTLD, from the exons ATGGAGAAGCATTCGGATAAGTGGACCGACAGCGAGGTACAGGCGTTATTTAGCATTTACTCATCGGAGGAAATCCAGAGAGGTTTTGAGTCGTCGAAGCGTAACAGCAAAGTGTACGCAAATATCTCGGCACAGCTGTGTGAGGTCGGGATCCACCACAATGCTAAACAGTGTCGGGAAAAACTTAAAAAACTGAAGCAAGactataaaaaaatcaaagaccACAACAACCAAAGTGGGTCTGATCGCCGGACTGGAAAATGGTTCGAGGCCATGGACGCAATCCTTGGTCACAAACCAGCATACACTGGAAATGTGGGAAGAAAGGCATCAACAGAGCTCATGGCCAGCGACACAGACACGTCTGCTGAAG aACCATCTATTGATTATGTGCTCACAGACAGTAATGAAGAAGAAGAGTCACCAGCCACCATGAGAAAACAAATGTCTTGTAGCTGGTACTCCGACGATCATGCTAATTCTACACAGATACAAATGGAGAAGTATTCTGACAAGTGGACTGACACTGAGGTACAAACCTTACTTGGCATTTATTCGACGGAGGAAATCCAGAGAGGTTTTGAGTCGTCGAAGCGTAACAGCAAAGTGTACGCAAATATCTCCGCACAACTGTGTGAGGTCGGGATCCACCACAATGCTAAACAGTGTCGGGAAAAACTGAAAAAACTGAAGCaagactacaaaaaaataaaagaccaCAACAACCAAAGTTGCTCGGATCGCCGGACTGGAAAATGGTTTGAGACCATGGACGCAATCCTTGGTCACAAACCAGCATACACTGGAAAGGTGGGAAGAAAGTATCCAGCAGCCGACCATTTGGAGCCCGTGGCCAGCGACACCGACACGTCTGCTGAAG GACCGTCTATTGATTATGTGCTCACAGACAGTGATGAGAAAGAAGAAGAATCCGCAGCCGCCTTAAGTGAAAAAACACCTTGTAACTGCCACTCAAGCGAGTGTGCtaattttttacatgtaaaaatgggGAAGTATTCTGACAAGTGGACTGATTTTGAGGTACAAGCATTGCTTAGCATTTACTCATCAGAGGAAATACAGAGAGGTTTTGAGTCATCGACACGTAAGAGCAAAGTGTACGCAAATATCTCGGCACAGCTGTGTGTGGCTGGGATCCACCACACTGTAAAGCAGTGTCGGGAAAAACTTAAAAAACTGAAGCaagactacaaaaaaataaaagaccaCAACAACCAAAGTGGGTCTGATCGCCGGACTGGAAAATGGTTTGAGGCCATGGACGCAATCCTTGGTCACAGACCACCATACAATGGAACTGTAGAAAGAAAGGATTCGACAGCTGTCCATTTGGAGCCTATAGCCAGCGACACCTCTGTAGAAG aaccatCTGTTGATTCTACTGTGCTCACAGACTGTACTTTTGCCAGCGATGCCCCTTCGGCCTCCAGCACCCCCCACCATCCAATCTCTACTCCTGCTGGCTCGCATGTGAGACCAG GAAAGAGGAAAAGAGATGCACTTGTTATGGCACTTAAGGAAATGAGAGAGATGGAGGAGGCAAGGCAGAGAGAAGCCAGTGCTGCTATGGAACGTTTTTTACAAATGATGGAGGAGCATGAGTCAAGAGAGGCTGCAGCACGGGCAAGGGAGCTGGCAGAGCATCGGGAAGAAGCCGCAGAGGCAAGGCGCCAGCAGGCCGCATTTCAGCAGAGCTTTCTGGCCCTTTTTGCAAAGCTTGTGGAGGGTGGACAGCCCCCTGCCCACCCAACACTGGACTAA
- the LOC127442473 gene encoding zinc finger protein with KRAB and SCAN domains 2-like isoform X2, which translates to MQILDIEPSIDYVLTDSNEEEESPATMRKQMSCSWYSDDHANSTQIQMEKYSDKWTDTEVQTLLGIYSTEEIQRGFESSKRNSKVYANISAQLCEVGIHHNAKQCREKLKKLKQDYKKIKDHNNQSCSDRRTGKWFETMDAILGHKPAYTGKVGRKYPAADHLEPVASDTDTSAEGPSIDYVLTDSDEKEEESAAALSEKTPCNCHSSECANFLHVKMGKYSDKWTDFEVQALLSIYSSEEIQRGFESSTRKSKVYANISAQLCVAGIHHTVKQCREKLKKLKQDYKKIKDHNNQSGSDRRTGKWFEAMDAILGHRPPYNGTVERKDSTAVHLEPIASDTSVEEPSVDSTVLTDCTFASDAPSASSTPHHPISTPAGSHVRPGKRKRDALVMALKEMREMEEARQREASAAMERFLQMMEEHESREAAARARELAEHREEAAEARRQQAAFQQSFLALFAKLVEGGQPPAHPTLD; encoded by the exons atgCAAATTCTTGATATCG aACCATCTATTGATTATGTGCTCACAGACAGTAATGAAGAAGAAGAGTCACCAGCCACCATGAGAAAACAAATGTCTTGTAGCTGGTACTCCGACGATCATGCTAATTCTACACAGATACAAATGGAGAAGTATTCTGACAAGTGGACTGACACTGAGGTACAAACCTTACTTGGCATTTATTCGACGGAGGAAATCCAGAGAGGTTTTGAGTCGTCGAAGCGTAACAGCAAAGTGTACGCAAATATCTCCGCACAACTGTGTGAGGTCGGGATCCACCACAATGCTAAACAGTGTCGGGAAAAACTGAAAAAACTGAAGCaagactacaaaaaaataaaagaccaCAACAACCAAAGTTGCTCGGATCGCCGGACTGGAAAATGGTTTGAGACCATGGACGCAATCCTTGGTCACAAACCAGCATACACTGGAAAGGTGGGAAGAAAGTATCCAGCAGCCGACCATTTGGAGCCCGTGGCCAGCGACACCGACACGTCTGCTGAAG GACCGTCTATTGATTATGTGCTCACAGACAGTGATGAGAAAGAAGAAGAATCCGCAGCCGCCTTAAGTGAAAAAACACCTTGTAACTGCCACTCAAGCGAGTGTGCtaattttttacatgtaaaaatgggGAAGTATTCTGACAAGTGGACTGATTTTGAGGTACAAGCATTGCTTAGCATTTACTCATCAGAGGAAATACAGAGAGGTTTTGAGTCATCGACACGTAAGAGCAAAGTGTACGCAAATATCTCGGCACAGCTGTGTGTGGCTGGGATCCACCACACTGTAAAGCAGTGTCGGGAAAAACTTAAAAAACTGAAGCaagactacaaaaaaataaaagaccaCAACAACCAAAGTGGGTCTGATCGCCGGACTGGAAAATGGTTTGAGGCCATGGACGCAATCCTTGGTCACAGACCACCATACAATGGAACTGTAGAAAGAAAGGATTCGACAGCTGTCCATTTGGAGCCTATAGCCAGCGACACCTCTGTAGAAG aaccatCTGTTGATTCTACTGTGCTCACAGACTGTACTTTTGCCAGCGATGCCCCTTCGGCCTCCAGCACCCCCCACCATCCAATCTCTACTCCTGCTGGCTCGCATGTGAGACCAG GAAAGAGGAAAAGAGATGCACTTGTTATGGCACTTAAGGAAATGAGAGAGATGGAGGAGGCAAGGCAGAGAGAAGCCAGTGCTGCTATGGAACGTTTTTTACAAATGATGGAGGAGCATGAGTCAAGAGAGGCTGCAGCACGGGCAAGGGAGCTGGCAGAGCATCGGGAAGAAGCCGCAGAGGCAAGGCGCCAGCAGGCCGCATTTCAGCAGAGCTTTCTGGCCCTTTTTGCAAAGCTTGTGGAGGGTGGACAGCCCCCTGCCCACCCAACACTGGACTAA